The DNA window TAGAAAAAGCTGTAGAGCCTAATATGGCCTACAGCTTTTATTTGTTTGGGTGAGCAATATAGCTGACATCTCGAAATCGGCTAAAGTAAATAGCTGACAGATCAACTAACAAGAACAATGATCCTCAGTAGTTTCGTCTCGCAATCAACTCTTTATATTTTTTCCAATAGTAGAATTTGTGGAAATGGAATTTTCGGTATTCTTGTGTAATCTAAGTTCTTGTAAATCATATTTTTAAGGAGTGATAAATTGTTATTTTAGTACCTAATACTAATAGTTGGTGGTAGAATAAGACGAGGATATCAAGAGGGAGTGATGAAAATGAATGTTTCAAAAGCTAGAATTACAGCTATCGGTTCATATGTACCTGATAAGAAGCTGACAAATCACGATTTAGAAGAAATGATAGAAACCAATGATGAATGGATTGTCCAACGGACTGGGATAAAAGAGCGTCGTATTGCGTTAGATACTGAATTTACCAGCGATATTAGTGTTAAAGCTGTGGAAAACTTAATCGAACGTTATGAAAAATCGCTAGATGATGTTGATATGGTCATTGTCTGTACGATGACACCGGATTTTAAAACACCAAGTGTCTCTGCACTAGTGCAAGCTAAGTTAGGTATAAAAAATACGGGAGCCATTGACTTGAATGCAGCATGTTCCGGATTTGCCTATGGTCTTCACATTGCCAACGGTTTGATTACTTCGGGGTTGAACAAAAAGATATTGGTGATCGGAGCAGAAACCTTCTCTAAAATTCTAGATTATAGCGATCGTTCCACGTGTATCTTATTTGGAGATGGTGGTGGTGCTGTTTTGGTTGAGTTTGATGAAGAAAATCCAAGCTTTATTGATGTGCACATGGGAACTAACGGAGAGCTTGCACACAATCTTTACTGCACGGATCTTTCCAATCAAATGTTTGGGAATGAGTTGGCAGTCAATGGCTTTGTAAATCAAAATGGACGCGAAGTTTATAAGTGGGCAGTCAACACGGTGCCAAAAGGCATTAAAGCATTGCTGGAAAAAGCACAATTTGAAACGACCGATGTGGATTGGTTCGTGCCGCATAGCGCAAATCTTCGAATTATCGAGTCGATTTGCAGTAGGACCGGTCTGCCGCTTGAGCAAACAATTTACAGCCTTGAATATTACGGCAACACTTCTGCAGCTTCGATTCCATTGTCGCTAGACAAAGGCGTAAAAGAAGGCAAAATCAAAACTAATGACAAAATGTTGCTTTACGGTTTTGGTGGAGGCTTAACGCATGCGGGTATGTTGATTAATTGGACGATTTAATGGTTTGAAAATAGAATAATAAATTCGCTCTGTACGGATGCTTTAGGTTCGTGGAATGTAGATTGTGTAGCTATCGCTATCTAACATCGCAGAGTCTATTGGCAAAGAGCATCGCTTTAGTTTCATTTCAATAGATAAAATTAATTCAGGACGTTATTACTAACTAAAAAACAGCTACCCAATTTTCAAAAATTGGGTAGCTGTTTTTTAGTTAAATGAGATTTTTCTTTATCTATTAGGCTCAACTTCGAATTCTGGGTTAATAAGTTTGATTCTCTTAGATAAATGTTGTGTCATCAGCGTTTCTGCTAACTCTGCTTCATGAGCAATTATCGCTTCTGCAATTGTAATGTGTGAATGAATGTTCTCTTCTTTTGTTTTTAGATTACTATACTTGTTAAATTCGGAGTAAAGAGAAGTCTTTAATTGGTTGAGCAAGCTGCAGATCAAGTCGAAGCACCAAGGGTTATTGCTATATTTTGCGATTTTCATATGAAGATCAAAATCGTCTTGATAAACTTCCTCGAGATTATGACGGTTTTGCATATCATTGACTAATTCTTTTAATTCAATGATTTCATCATCGGTTATCCGTAAAGCGGCATAATACGCAGCTTTAGGTTCAAGGATTAACCTGAATTCAAGAGCTACTTCTACAGAAGAATTACTTTTTAACGAATTTAAGAAGCTCATGTTATGAATATTTTCACGAGCTTGCATTGAAACAAACGTTCCAACGCCTGGCTTTGAATCCAATATTCCAAACGTCTCTAAAATTTTTAATGCTTCTCGTAATATGTTGCGACTGACACTAAAAGATTCTGCTAACTGTAGTTCACCCGGGATTTTAAGCCCTAAATCCCATTGTTCTTTTTCTATCATTGATACGATTTCATCTATTATTTGATCACTTAAATTAATTTTCTTCATTTTTTTCATAATAAACTCCCCTTAATTTGACTATAGTTTAATTAGTTTAGAAATTTATTAGCCGATTAATTTTAAAAAACCTTTGCTTAGTAGTCTATAATACCATAGTTCTATCGCATAACGTACGCCGCATAGGAGGCGTTATTTCAGTGGTGTCTTTGAAGATAGTTAGAAAAATGCTTGAAAAAAAGAAGTTAAAATGTTCTGAAAATAACATTGACAACAAGTTCAGTTGTAGTACAATTGAACACAAGTTAGAAATATATGAAAGGATGATAGCGGTTACACTTATTTTGCATAAATTTTAAACTGAAACTAACTAGCTGGCGTTTCTACCTAATTATTCAAACTTAAAGTGAAAGAGGAGGAAAACTATGAACATTACATTGGCAATCATTCTTACCAGTGTCGCTATTATCATTGCGACACTGGTACCTACCTATCTCATTAGCAGAAAGAAAAAGGCTACTGCAGATGACTGGGCAATAGCAAATAGAGAATTACCCATCTATGTCGTTGTCGGAACTCAATTTGCAAGTGTAATTGGAGGTGGCGTACTCGTAGGGCATTTAGCAAATGCTTATACGAATGGAATCGGAATTGTGATTTACGGCATACTTATGGTGACACCTTTTCTTCTTCTTGCTTTTTTAGCGAAATGGATGAGGAAAAATCAGTTTTCTACCATTCCAGATATTTTTAAGAAGTTGTCAAATAACAATAAGTTTATTATTATCCTTGCTTCTATAATGACCATGCTCTTTCCGTTTGGATGGATTACGTCACAAATAACAGCTTTTGGAAGTATTTATGCAGAGTTAACCGGAATAAATTATACAGCCCTTTGCATTGTTTTTGCGTTAGTAAGTTTATTGTTTATCATGCCTGCAGGGCTTAAAACAGTAGCTTGGACCGACTTTATATTTGCTTGCTTCATGGTAGTCATGTTAATCATTACCGCAGTTTATGGTACTAAATTAGCTGGCGGATTCACAGGGATTGCATCTAATGTAGAGCCTAACTTAATATCTCTTTCAGATTCTTTCCAAAAAATCGGTCTTGCTACTATCCTTTTGTGGTTGTTTGCGATTTTGCCAGGTGGGTTGACCAACCAATTGTACTATCAGCGAATTTGTGCAATTAAAGATGAAAAACAAGTAAACAAAAGTTTGATTTTATCCGCAATCGTCTCGTTTGTCGGATTTTTATGGGCGGTATACATGGGCGTAACTATTCAATCAATCAACCCGGCAATAGAAGCTAGTGCAGCTACAGGATGGTTTATGAGTCAGTTACCGCTGGTCTTATTGGCAGGTTTTGCAGGATTAATATTTGCGACGATGATGTCTACTGTAAGTAGTGCCGTACAATCAATTGTAGTGAACATTTCACGTGACATTGTGAATGTGGTAAAGCCAGGCATGAATGAAAAGCAAATCCTCAACTTGTCACGAATATTTTCGGTGATTACTGTTGCTGTAGCTTTAGTGATGTGTTTGATTTTTACAGATACATTAACATGGCTCGTGGCTACTGCCGGATTTTCTGCTGCTACTTTACTATGTCCAATATTTGTTGGTTTTATCCTCAAAGAGAAAAACTTCCTTACGAATTTTGGGATTGGTCTCAGCATGATCATGGGTATTGTGGGTGCGTCCATTGGCTTAATGCTCGATACCATATTCAACTACGCAATCATTGGAATTCTCTTTTCTTTAGCGGGCTTACTAGTGGGAAGTGCCGTTACCAGGAAAAACTATAACTATCAAAGACGGAATATTGAGACAGAAGAACGTATATTAAAGGAGGAATATTAAATGAATAACAAGATTGCGATTATAGGTGCTGGAAACGGTGGACAAGCTTTTGCAGGGTATTTGGCATTACAAGGTGCTTCGGTAAAAATATACGATGTTTTCCAATCTACAATTGATAAATTAAACGAACTTGGTGGAGTTCAAATTGAAGGAAATTCAAAATATACAGGGTTTGGGAAAATAATTAAAGCCAGTACAAACCTGCAGGAAGTAATGGAGGGCGCAGACATAATTTTAATTGTACTGCCCTCTACTTATCATAAAGATATGGCTATTAAAATGGGGCCGTATTTAGAAGATAATCAGATAGTTATTTTAAATCCACACGCTTCTTTAGGACCTATAGAATTTAAAAAGACACTTGATGACTGTGGATGCTCTGCTGATGTAGTTATTGGATGTACATCTTCCTTGCTTTTTGCTTGTCGTGCTATAGAAGTTGGCCACGTAGTTGTTGCAGGACAAAAGCAGTATTTAACAATGGCAGCGTATCCTTCTTCTAAAAACAAGTTGTTAGAGGATGCGTTTGCAAAACTAATTCCTGAATATCATATTGTTGATGATGTCATTCGAATAAGCTTAGATAATATCAATGCTTTTGTACATCCTACTCCAACGATTTTAAATACAGGTAGAATTGAAGGGCAAGTACCTTTTGAATACTATCTTGATTGCACGCCTGCTCAAGGTCGTTACATTGATGCTCTCGATCAAGAAAGAATGGCATTGGCTGCGGCCTTTGATTTACATACCGTAATGCCTTTGACAGAGTTATACAAAAAGATGTACAGAACACATGGAGAAAATATGTATGAAATTTTAACTAATAATGAAGATTTGAAAGGAATAATGGGACAAACCACTTTAGAAACTAGGTACTTAACGGAGGATATTCCGTATTCACTAGTTGCGCTTCAATCGCTCGGAAAAATTGCTAATGTTCCTACACCTTGTATAGATGCAATGATTACGGTTGGCCGAGTGCTAGTTCCTGGTATGGAATCTGGTCGAACACTTGAAAATCTTGGGTTAGAAGGGGTTACGAAAGAAGAATTTTCTGAAATTTGTAGAATGACTGTTGTAGAATTAGTGTGAAACATGACAGAAGATTAGTTGGAAAGATAAATTTTTCAGAACTAAATAGCAATAAGAAAGTTCAAACTACAATAGTTTGGACTTTTTCATTGTTATTATTTAGTAGATTGAGACCCCCTTTTAAGTAGAGAACGAGTTAACTTATTCTGTACATTCAGTTAATGAGAATTTCTTATTTATTATCCGTCTTTCAGTTATCTCGAAATCGAGGCAAATAAATTGTATTCACAGATAAGGACCCGTAGAATTAGGGGTAGTAACAAGTTCACCTGGCTTTTAGAAAGTGAGTGTATACATTTCTAGCTCAAAGTATGGATGACGTCATTTCTAATGCCCCCAAAAAATTGTGGAAATTTTGTGTATGACGTTTGCTTTGGTTTGTTTAGGGAAAAAATGACCATAAGGCAATGTCCAAATTTTCATTGATAGGTATTGAACGATAAAAAATGTAAAGAAGGTGCATAGATATGGGTACGAATAAAACGATTCTGAAAATAAGTGATTGGGTAAAAGGAAAATCCCGCCACGACGAACTGATTATCGGCTTTATCGATTCTATGGATGTCCTTAAAGAAGCGGTAAATGTGACAGTGGTGGAAAGTGACAACGAAGAAATGATTGGCATGACGATCCCGATGTCTGTACATCAAGTAGAAAGCATTCCACAGTCAGTTAATAAAGATGCTGCGCAACTAGACTTCTTAATCGATTTAGCACTAGCGACGGACGATAAAGAATGGTTCCAAGAATTGTCTGCTCAGTTAAATGCTAAAAAAGAAGCGGTTAACTAAAATTCCCATACATTTGAATGTAAATTTTAACAGTTTAAAACATCAATAGCACTTTAATTCACAAAGCTTTTAGTAGCTAAAAATTGTGGGTTAAGGTGCTATTTTTTAGCATTTTTTTGGAAAATTGAACTTATTCTATTTTTGAACGTTATTAATCAAGAGGTGTTGAATATGAAAAAAGGTTTAGTTATTGGAGTAGCAAGTTCAATAGTCATTGCAGCGCTCTTTGGATATGTAGTTTACTGGGCTTTTTTTGATATGCAGCGTTTGCCTGAAGGTGAATTTTTGACGGAATCTGTATCACCAAATGGCGCGTATACTATACGTGCCTATGTGACAAACGGTGGAGCAACTGTGGCCTATGCTATTAGAGGAGAGTTGGTTTTCAACGAAGAGAATAAAAAAGATGAAAATATCTACTGGAATTACAGAGAGGATTCTGCAACGATACAATGGGTTGATGAAGATACGGTAGATATTAACGGACACTTATTGCGTGTTCCAAAAGAAAAGTATGATTTCAGAAATGAGCAATAAACTAGATAATTAGAATTGTTTCTAGGATAGTGTTTAGAACGGTTGAGTTACTCGGGGCTTAGCTAAAATAGTACTGTGTACTTTTCCTTCAGTAAATCTGCATACTTATTTCTTTAGTAGGAATAGTGCGTCTAATTATATTTGACCTCATACACTGTGCAATCTATAGTTACTATATAAGGTAATAACTAGCAGAATCTAGCTCTACCTATAGACTGTCTTTTGCGTTCCTTCGGCTTATACAAAGCGATTCTTAACACTAGTTTAACAATTACTCTAAGAAAATGTTCTATACTACTAAACAGGTAGTACATAAAAATAGGTAAGTCGAATAAAAAAACTGAGGGGGAAACAGAATGAAGAAATTTTTTTACGGTTCGGCGACAGTGTGTTTAGTAACCGTTCTTGCAGCTTGTGGCAGCGAAGAGAGTGGAACAGATTCAAAAGCAGGAATAGCAGGCGAAGGCGTCTCGGGTACTTTGGATTTTTATACATCCCAGCCGGATGCGGATGCGCAAGGTTTAGTTGATGCTTTTAAAGCGCAAAATCCCGATGTCAATGTTAGTATTTTTCGTTCCGGAACAGAGGAAGTTGTGTCAAAAATCCAAGCAGAAAATCAAGGTGGTAATATTCAAGCAGACGTACTGTTAGTCGCAGATTCGGTAACTTTTGAGAGCTTTAAAGCAGACGATCTATTACTGAACTATAAGTCACCAGAAACAGAATCCCTCGATCAATCATTTGTTGATCCGG is part of the Planococcus kocurii genome and encodes:
- a CDS encoding ketoacyl-ACP synthase III, translated to MNVSKARITAIGSYVPDKKLTNHDLEEMIETNDEWIVQRTGIKERRIALDTEFTSDISVKAVENLIERYEKSLDDVDMVIVCTMTPDFKTPSVSALVQAKLGIKNTGAIDLNAACSGFAYGLHIANGLITSGLNKKILVIGAETFSKILDYSDRSTCILFGDGGGAVLVEFDEENPSFIDVHMGTNGELAHNLYCTDLSNQMFGNELAVNGFVNQNGREVYKWAVNTVPKGIKALLEKAQFETTDVDWFVPHSANLRIIESICSRTGLPLEQTIYSLEYYGNTSAASIPLSLDKGVKEGKIKTNDKMLLYGFGGGLTHAGMLINWTI
- a CDS encoding FadR/GntR family transcriptional regulator; its protein translation is MKKMKKINLSDQIIDEIVSMIEKEQWDLGLKIPGELQLAESFSVSRNILREALKILETFGILDSKPGVGTFVSMQARENIHNMSFLNSLKSNSSVEVALEFRLILEPKAAYYAALRITDDEIIELKELVNDMQNRHNLEEVYQDDFDLHMKIAKYSNNPWCFDLICSLLNQLKTSLYSEFNKYSNLKTKEENIHSHITIAEAIIAHEAELAETLMTQHLSKRIKLINPEFEVEPNR
- a CDS encoding sodium:solute symporter family protein is translated as MNITLAIILTSVAIIIATLVPTYLISRKKKATADDWAIANRELPIYVVVGTQFASVIGGGVLVGHLANAYTNGIGIVIYGILMVTPFLLLAFLAKWMRKNQFSTIPDIFKKLSNNNKFIIILASIMTMLFPFGWITSQITAFGSIYAELTGINYTALCIVFALVSLLFIMPAGLKTVAWTDFIFACFMVVMLIITAVYGTKLAGGFTGIASNVEPNLISLSDSFQKIGLATILLWLFAILPGGLTNQLYYQRICAIKDEKQVNKSLILSAIVSFVGFLWAVYMGVTIQSINPAIEASAATGWFMSQLPLVLLAGFAGLIFATMMSTVSSAVQSIVVNISRDIVNVVKPGMNEKQILNLSRIFSVITVAVALVMCLIFTDTLTWLVATAGFSAATLLCPIFVGFILKEKNFLTNFGIGLSMIMGIVGASIGLMLDTIFNYAIIGILFSLAGLLVGSAVTRKNYNYQRRNIETEERILKEEY
- a CDS encoding NAD/NADP-dependent octopine/nopaline dehydrogenase family protein translates to MNNKIAIIGAGNGGQAFAGYLALQGASVKIYDVFQSTIDKLNELGGVQIEGNSKYTGFGKIIKASTNLQEVMEGADIILIVLPSTYHKDMAIKMGPYLEDNQIVILNPHASLGPIEFKKTLDDCGCSADVVIGCTSSLLFACRAIEVGHVVVAGQKQYLTMAAYPSSKNKLLEDAFAKLIPEYHIVDDVIRISLDNINAFVHPTPTILNTGRIEGQVPFEYYLDCTPAQGRYIDALDQERMALAAAFDLHTVMPLTELYKKMYRTHGENMYEILTNNEDLKGIMGQTTLETRYLTEDIPYSLVALQSLGKIANVPTPCIDAMITVGRVLVPGMESGRTLENLGLEGVTKEEFSEICRMTVVELV
- a CDS encoding IDEAL domain-containing protein, with product MGTNKTILKISDWVKGKSRHDELIIGFIDSMDVLKEAVNVTVVESDNEEMIGMTIPMSVHQVESIPQSVNKDAAQLDFLIDLALATDDKEWFQELSAQLNAKKEAVN
- a CDS encoding DUF5412 domain-containing protein produces the protein MKKGLVIGVASSIVIAALFGYVVYWAFFDMQRLPEGEFLTESVSPNGAYTIRAYVTNGGATVAYAIRGELVFNEENKKDENIYWNYREDSATIQWVDEDTVDINGHLLRVPKEKYDFRNEQ